Proteins co-encoded in one Euzebya rosea genomic window:
- the ftsY gene encoding signal recognition particle-docking protein FtsY, whose product MELIIILAVVAVLTLVVVGGLFVGRRGGGTATLPPRTGTDSEAPTLSPTPTEDAIDPAATPAVETPDPDLDVDPYPGGPNLLTEDEPDVVVEAPLSLVQRFRQQLTRASSALGSNLRGIFSSGLTEEAWEELEESLIAADVGVDATLELVEGLRARVKEQGITDGEGALALLKEVLRLELGTADRTMARRPDGTTVWLFTGVNGTGKTTSIGKLAKRHVDAGEKVVLAAADTFRAAASEQLEIWGERSGARVIRQDEGADPAAVAFDGWKAASAANADLLMIDTAGRLQNKKELMAELTKVKKVVVREAEHLDEVLLVIDATTGQNGLSQAKAFTEAVDVTGVVLTKLDGTAKGGIVIAIQRALGLPVKLVGLGEGIDDLAEFDPDAFIDALFAEVVQEVELEDFDAELADLIADQQDDQRDGDA is encoded by the coding sequence ATGGAACTCATCATCATCCTTGCCGTCGTCGCCGTCCTGACCCTCGTGGTGGTCGGCGGCCTGTTCGTCGGTCGCCGCGGTGGCGGAACCGCCACCCTCCCCCCGAGGACCGGGACCGACAGCGAGGCCCCGACCCTCTCGCCGACGCCGACCGAGGACGCGATCGACCCGGCGGCGACCCCGGCGGTCGAGACACCCGACCCGGACCTCGACGTCGACCCCTACCCGGGCGGCCCGAACCTGCTGACCGAGGACGAGCCCGACGTCGTCGTCGAGGCGCCGCTCAGCCTCGTCCAGCGGTTCCGCCAGCAGCTGACCCGTGCCTCCTCGGCCCTGGGCAGCAACCTCCGTGGCATCTTCTCCAGCGGCCTCACCGAGGAGGCGTGGGAGGAGCTCGAGGAGTCCCTCATCGCCGCCGACGTCGGCGTCGACGCCACCCTCGAGCTGGTCGAGGGCCTGCGCGCGCGGGTCAAGGAGCAGGGCATCACCGACGGCGAGGGTGCGCTCGCGCTCCTCAAGGAAGTCCTCCGCCTCGAGCTCGGCACCGCCGACCGGACCATGGCCCGCCGACCCGACGGCACCACCGTGTGGCTGTTCACCGGCGTCAACGGCACCGGCAAGACCACCTCCATCGGCAAGCTCGCCAAGCGCCACGTCGACGCCGGCGAGAAGGTCGTCCTGGCCGCCGCCGACACCTTCCGTGCCGCCGCGTCGGAGCAGCTGGAGATCTGGGGCGAACGCTCCGGTGCCCGCGTGATCCGTCAGGACGAGGGAGCCGACCCGGCCGCCGTCGCCTTCGACGGCTGGAAGGCCGCCAGCGCCGCGAACGCCGACCTGCTGATGATCGACACCGCCGGCCGCCTGCAGAACAAGAAGGAGCTGATGGCCGAGCTGACCAAGGTCAAGAAGGTCGTCGTCCGCGAGGCCGAGCACCTCGACGAGGTCCTGCTGGTCATCGACGCCACCACCGGCCAGAACGGGCTGTCGCAGGCCAAGGCGTTCACCGAGGCCGTCGACGTCACCGGTGTGGTCCTCACCAAGCTCGACGGCACCGCCAAGGGCGGCATCGTCATCGCCATCCAGCGAGCCCTCGGCCTTCCCGTCAAGCTCGTCGGCCTCGGCGAGGGCATCGACGACCTGGCCGAGTTCGACCCCGACGCGTTCATCGACGCGCTCTTCGCGGAGGTCGTGCAGGAGGTCGAGCTCGAGGACTTCGACGCCGAGCTCGCCGACCTCATCGCCGACCAGCAGGACGACCAACGCGACGGGGACGCCTGA
- a CDS encoding sulfotransferase, whose amino-acid sequence MAGPPIFVTGANRSGTTWMGNVLSLAADVAYVHEPFSPSLDPAVGRIPTRAHFTHATTLEAVQQAALDRLLAGRVPNPAGWRRDVTAWKPFGMAVREVGRAVARRRRRVLIKDPTACLLAPAVHEATGGPVVFMVRRPEAYVSSITRLGWGFDFTVWATDERLMGLLGGVADEVARAAATDLPIFDQAITIYNGIYTMADRFRADHPDWLFLRHEEMAADPLETLPPVYERLGLDWTPEVVRAVERDNVRAPSKDIAPAEFRTVVRQSSATVDTWRARLDDDEADTIRARTHAVASLFYDDV is encoded by the coding sequence ATGGCGGGCCCTCCGATATTCGTGACCGGCGCGAACCGGTCGGGGACGACGTGGATGGGCAACGTCCTGTCGCTGGCGGCTGATGTGGCGTACGTCCACGAGCCGTTCAGCCCGTCGTTGGACCCGGCCGTCGGCCGCATCCCCACGCGCGCCCACTTCACCCACGCGACGACGCTGGAAGCGGTGCAGCAAGCGGCGCTGGACCGACTGCTGGCCGGGCGGGTCCCGAACCCGGCGGGTTGGCGGCGCGACGTGACGGCATGGAAGCCGTTCGGCATGGCGGTCAGGGAGGTCGGCCGGGCCGTCGCGCGACGACGGCGACGGGTGCTGATCAAGGATCCCACCGCCTGCCTGCTGGCCCCGGCCGTGCACGAGGCGACGGGCGGGCCGGTGGTGTTCATGGTCCGCCGCCCGGAGGCCTACGTGAGCAGCATCACCCGGCTGGGGTGGGGGTTCGACTTCACCGTCTGGGCCACCGACGAGCGGCTGATGGGCCTGCTGGGGGGCGTGGCCGACGAGGTCGCGCGGGCGGCGGCCACGGACCTGCCCATCTTCGACCAGGCGATCACGATCTACAACGGCATCTACACGATGGCCGACCGCTTCCGGGCCGACCATCCCGACTGGCTGTTCCTGCGGCACGAGGAGATGGCCGCCGATCCGCTGGAGACCCTCCCGCCCGTCTACGAGCGGCTGGGCCTGGACTGGACGCCGGAGGTCGTCCGGGCGGTGGAGCGCGACAACGTGCGGGCGCCGTCCAAGGACATCGCGCCGGCCGAGTTCCGCACCGTGGTCAGGCAGAGCTCGGCAACGGTGGACACGTGGCGCGCACGGCTGGATGACGACGAGGCCGACACGATCCGTGCCCGAACCCACGCTGTCGCCAGCCTGTTCTACGACGACGTCTGA
- a CDS encoding cell wall-binding repeat-containing protein: MNVASSRDVAGVVVAAVCLAVLGVPAPSSSQPSDTISVIKAETPPSNVDIAVALSQVTTFDALDTVLIGRDDNFADALASGVLQSRSPLLLVPSAGPVPDEVVEEIERLAPSRAVVLGGEAAVQPAVEQQLRDMGLDVERRAGGSRFDTAITIARTDAGAADTAILARAFPSEGSTDPTQGFADSIAAGGMSAEMGWPVLLTQSDTLTEATRTYLTEAGIQQVEIMGGTAAIAAAVEQQIRDMGITTERLAGNSRAETALAVADKLGAPTAADADHVVVVQGQTADAWAGGFAAAAHAASLDAPIVLATGDTLPPATLDWLRDGVTDPTYAESGYAVVPGDGGPVLTCVVVPSLCEEARVTLGLPPDTGAAGPLELLSTDADGTATGGFAPAVSGDGTVVAFVSDGPVAGLADPTEERYHAYLVTPDGTEMLDTTPSGQPASGDSSSVHVSGNGQVVAFTSEDPTLAGQDVDASRTAYVRDLATGSTRAVSFDIEGTPGNYVDHPSLDEDGSVVTYVSQGSVGRPTSCSCYWYWWHDLDSGEIGYVATPDGEPVEAEGSHRPMLSGDGRWIAFMTSASLLPLDTNTATDAYVLDRTTGTLELVSVTPDGTASTATEFNLPDEIGISHDGRFVAFAHEGADLVNPPATLPDQVYLRDRTAGTTTLVSPGGEGQGTRLSANPQVSPNGEWVVFASFRTLSGDGAGCGVYRWSVAEGTLDRIDVDPVEHANNCPFRSDVANDGTVVLDHLATLHAGDDTHQFVYGGWDVYRSGPG; the protein is encoded by the coding sequence ATGAACGTCGCATCCTCACGCGACGTTGCGGGGGTCGTGGTCGCGGCTGTGTGTCTAGCCGTGCTTGGGGTACCTGCACCGTCGTCATCCCAGCCGTCCGACACGATCTCGGTCATCAAGGCCGAGACCCCACCGTCCAACGTCGACATCGCCGTGGCCCTCAGCCAGGTCACCACCTTCGACGCCCTCGACACCGTCCTCATCGGGCGGGACGACAACTTCGCCGACGCCCTTGCCTCCGGCGTCCTGCAGTCCCGCTCGCCGCTGCTCCTCGTGCCCTCCGCCGGCCCCGTCCCAGACGAGGTCGTGGAGGAGATCGAGCGGCTCGCGCCCTCCCGTGCGGTGGTCCTGGGCGGCGAGGCCGCCGTCCAGCCCGCCGTCGAGCAGCAGCTGCGTGACATGGGGCTCGACGTCGAGCGACGGGCCGGCGGGTCGCGGTTCGACACCGCCATCACCATCGCCCGGACCGACGCCGGCGCTGCCGACACCGCCATCCTGGCTCGTGCATTTCCCTCCGAGGGCTCGACCGACCCCACCCAGGGCTTCGCCGACTCCATCGCCGCCGGCGGCATGTCGGCGGAGATGGGCTGGCCGGTGCTGCTGACCCAGTCCGACACCCTCACCGAGGCCACCCGCACCTACCTGACCGAGGCCGGCATCCAGCAGGTCGAGATCATGGGCGGCACCGCGGCCATCGCCGCCGCCGTCGAGCAGCAGATCCGCGACATGGGCATCACCACCGAACGCCTCGCCGGCAACAGCCGGGCCGAGACCGCCCTCGCCGTCGCCGACAAGCTCGGCGCCCCGACCGCAGCGGACGCCGACCACGTCGTGGTCGTGCAGGGCCAGACCGCCGACGCCTGGGCCGGCGGGTTCGCCGCAGCGGCCCACGCCGCCTCGCTGGACGCCCCCATCGTGCTGGCCACCGGCGACACCCTGCCGCCGGCCACCCTCGACTGGCTGCGCGACGGCGTCACCGACCCGACGTACGCCGAATCCGGCTACGCCGTCGTCCCCGGCGACGGGGGACCGGTCCTCACCTGTGTCGTCGTCCCCTCGCTCTGCGAAGAGGCCCGCGTCACCCTCGGCCTGCCACCCGACACCGGAGCAGCCGGACCGCTGGAGCTGCTGAGCACCGACGCCGACGGGACGGCCACCGGCGGGTTCGCGCCGGCCGTCTCCGGCGACGGCACCGTCGTGGCCTTCGTCAGCGACGGCCCCGTCGCAGGCCTCGCCGACCCCACCGAGGAGCGGTACCACGCCTACCTCGTGACCCCCGATGGCACGGAGATGCTGGACACCACCCCGTCGGGTCAGCCGGCCAGCGGTGATTCCTCGAGCGTGCACGTGTCCGGCAACGGGCAGGTCGTGGCGTTCACCAGCGAAGACCCGACCCTCGCCGGGCAGGACGTCGACGCTTCACGCACCGCCTACGTGCGCGACCTGGCAACGGGCAGCACCCGGGCGGTCTCATTCGACATCGAGGGCACTCCAGGCAACTACGTGGACCACCCCTCCCTCGACGAGGACGGGTCGGTGGTCACCTACGTCTCCCAGGGGTCTGTCGGCCGCCCGACATCCTGCTCGTGCTACTGGTACTGGTGGCACGACCTCGACAGCGGGGAGATCGGCTACGTCGCCACTCCCGACGGCGAGCCGGTCGAGGCGGAGGGCAGCCACCGGCCGATGCTGTCCGGCGACGGGCGCTGGATAGCCTTCATGACCAGCGCGTCGCTGCTGCCGCTGGACACCAACACCGCCACCGACGCCTACGTGTTGGACCGCACCACCGGCACGCTGGAGCTGGTCTCGGTCACCCCTGACGGCACCGCCAGCACGGCGACGGAGTTCAACCTGCCTGACGAGATCGGCATCAGCCACGACGGCCGGTTCGTGGCCTTCGCCCACGAGGGGGCAGACCTCGTGAACCCGCCGGCGACGCTGCCGGACCAGGTGTACCTCCGCGACCGCACCGCCGGGACGACCACGCTGGTCAGCCCCGGCGGGGAGGGACAGGGCACCCGCCTGTCGGCCAACCCCCAGGTCTCGCCCAACGGCGAGTGGGTCGTCTTCGCCAGCTTCCGGACCCTCTCGGGCGACGGGGCAGGGTGCGGGGTGTACCGCTGGTCCGTCGCCGAGGGGACCCTCGACCGCATCGACGTCGACCCCGTCGAGCACGCCAACAACTGTCCGTTTCGCTCCGACGTCGCCAACGACGGCACTGTGGTGCTGGACCACCTGGCCACCCTGCACGCCGGCGACGACACCCACCAGTTCGTCTACGGCGGATGGGACGTGTACCGCTCCGGCCCCGGCTGA
- the smc gene encoding chromosome segregation protein SMC — translation MYLKSLALRGFKSFADSTRLDFEPGITVIVGPNGSGKSNIVDALTWSMGTRSAKDLRGGSMSDVIFAGAGSRKAMGRASVEITIDNSDDSLPIEFTEVTVGRAMFATGENAYTINDVECRQLDVAELLSDTGLGRETHTIVGQGRIDAVLNARPEERRAFIEEAAGILKHRRRKERALRKLGQMEGHLERLVDLLSEMRRQLRPLERQAEAAAKHRNLSDQLHAIRTDRGLRDLARLLDRWSTEQASRSASDQRLRELEETNAALKRDEQAIAQGLSELTPAVRLATETQFALANLVERSSGIVERIVERRNGLAEAAEEPVAGRDPEELRGEAQRDRGHLAEVAERVTTTSGLLERARQNTRHAEQARRAHEQAAAAEARRRVEARERQIRWEGEVGQLRSSLAQASGEEGRLSIQLQAQQDRSDELEADVTAVQNEIQRLDAAVPDLSDHLRTMEERRARAQKAASGAAKEERELERRRASLEARADALFAASAEPSEGAAVLAEAAETGQVDGVLGPLAALLQVADGHAVAVSAALGPLADALVVAGRSAAESALGFVAAREAGRTLLLVAGAPHNEPADQPSLDAIGARPLAPMVDGEPGIRAAARRALAGVYVCDDLDTALRLADTKPELVFVTTDGQIAGARGHAGGGAVAHTAVLSRAAAEEAKQQADAVAAELRIVHRKVGDADRELEEVRQQLETAQAQMQESDAQITSAAERLGRLNKELFRCHRERDQVQKQHDQLVAQTKARQEKLDELEARGPEPYVPDPRFADDEGGGDVEAERLDDALTEAREAEVQARLAHSTAEQEAGELRRRIAALEQEAQRVEAQLAERERRQKARLAAIARCDELEHVARAALARAEASRVEAAAERDRLEEARAEQQRRLGVARSKLAELAQQLESLRDSRHREDLIRQELSMQLDGVRSRLREIGIEDGEAALKERTADPEDDLLAGGEERDAELAEAEDDLARKIGLLGTVNPLALEEFHALQERHEFMTGQLEDLRTSKKDLMRVVEAVDDRIREVFAAAFQDVAGHFEHIFPKLFPGGQGKLILTDPDDMLTTGVEVEARPPGKKVKRLSLLSGGERSLTALAVLFAIFAARPSPFYVLDEVEAALDDANLGRFLSVVEEFRGFSQWIIVSHQRRTMEIADTIYGVSMGSAGVSRVVSRKLDQSGLARSSPVEAS, via the coding sequence GTGTACCTCAAGTCTCTCGCCCTGCGTGGCTTCAAGTCCTTCGCCGACTCGACTCGGCTGGACTTCGAGCCCGGCATCACCGTGATCGTCGGACCCAACGGGTCGGGCAAGTCCAACATCGTGGACGCCCTGACCTGGTCGATGGGCACCCGGTCCGCCAAGGACCTGCGCGGCGGGTCGATGTCGGACGTCATCTTCGCCGGTGCCGGCAGCCGCAAGGCCATGGGCCGTGCGTCGGTGGAGATCACCATCGACAACTCCGACGACAGCCTGCCCATCGAGTTCACCGAGGTCACCGTCGGCCGGGCGATGTTCGCCACCGGCGAGAACGCCTACACCATCAACGACGTCGAGTGCCGTCAGCTGGACGTCGCCGAGCTGCTGTCCGACACGGGGCTGGGCCGCGAGACCCACACCATCGTCGGCCAGGGCCGCATCGACGCGGTCCTGAACGCCCGCCCCGAGGAACGCCGCGCGTTCATCGAGGAAGCGGCCGGCATCCTCAAGCACCGCCGTCGCAAGGAGCGGGCGCTGCGCAAGCTCGGGCAGATGGAGGGCCACCTCGAGCGCCTGGTCGACCTGCTCAGCGAGATGCGCCGCCAGCTTCGGCCCCTGGAACGCCAGGCCGAGGCCGCCGCCAAGCACCGGAACCTGTCGGACCAGCTGCACGCCATCCGCACCGACCGTGGGCTTCGTGACCTCGCCCGCCTGCTGGACCGCTGGTCGACCGAGCAGGCCAGCCGCTCCGCGTCCGACCAGCGGCTGCGCGAGCTGGAGGAGACCAACGCTGCCCTCAAGCGGGACGAGCAGGCCATCGCCCAGGGCCTGTCGGAGCTGACCCCCGCCGTCCGCCTGGCCACCGAGACCCAGTTCGCCCTCGCCAACCTCGTCGAGCGGTCCAGCGGCATCGTCGAGCGCATCGTCGAGCGACGCAACGGCCTCGCCGAGGCAGCCGAGGAACCCGTCGCCGGACGCGACCCCGAGGAGCTGCGCGGCGAGGCCCAGCGCGACCGCGGGCACCTGGCCGAGGTCGCCGAACGGGTCACCACCACCTCCGGCCTGCTGGAACGCGCACGCCAGAACACCCGGCATGCCGAGCAGGCCCGCCGCGCCCACGAGCAGGCTGCTGCCGCCGAGGCACGCCGCCGGGTCGAGGCCCGCGAACGGCAGATCCGCTGGGAGGGCGAGGTCGGCCAGCTGCGCAGCTCGCTGGCCCAGGCGTCGGGGGAGGAGGGCCGGCTGAGCATCCAGCTGCAGGCCCAGCAGGACCGCTCCGACGAGCTCGAGGCCGACGTCACCGCCGTCCAGAACGAGATCCAGCGCCTCGACGCGGCCGTGCCGGACCTGTCGGACCACCTCAGGACCATGGAGGAGCGGCGGGCGCGCGCCCAGAAGGCCGCCAGCGGCGCCGCCAAGGAGGAACGCGAGCTCGAACGCCGACGGGCCAGCCTCGAGGCACGCGCCGACGCGTTGTTCGCCGCCTCCGCCGAACCAAGCGAGGGCGCCGCCGTCCTGGCAGAAGCCGCAGAGACGGGACAGGTCGACGGGGTCCTCGGCCCCCTGGCGGCGCTGCTGCAGGTCGCCGACGGCCATGCCGTCGCCGTGTCCGCGGCGCTCGGTCCGCTCGCCGACGCCCTGGTCGTGGCCGGCCGTTCGGCTGCCGAGTCGGCGCTGGGCTTCGTCGCCGCCCGCGAGGCCGGACGGACCCTGCTGCTGGTCGCCGGCGCGCCGCACAACGAACCGGCCGACCAGCCGTCGCTTGACGCCATCGGCGCACGTCCGCTGGCCCCCATGGTCGACGGCGAACCGGGCATCCGCGCGGCCGCCCGCCGGGCGCTGGCCGGCGTCTACGTGTGCGACGACCTCGACACCGCGCTGCGGCTGGCCGACACCAAGCCCGAGCTGGTCTTCGTCACCACCGACGGGCAGATCGCCGGAGCCCGCGGACACGCTGGCGGGGGGGCGGTCGCCCACACGGCCGTGCTGTCGCGGGCCGCGGCGGAGGAAGCCAAGCAGCAGGCCGACGCCGTCGCGGCTGAGCTGCGGATCGTGCATCGCAAGGTCGGCGATGCCGATCGCGAGCTGGAGGAGGTCCGCCAGCAGCTGGAGACCGCCCAGGCGCAGATGCAGGAGTCCGACGCGCAGATCACGTCGGCTGCCGAACGGCTCGGACGGCTGAACAAGGAGCTGTTCCGCTGCCACCGCGAGCGTGATCAGGTCCAGAAGCAGCACGACCAGCTGGTCGCCCAGACCAAGGCCCGTCAGGAGAAGCTGGACGAGCTGGAGGCACGCGGCCCCGAGCCGTACGTGCCCGACCCCCGGTTCGCCGACGACGAGGGCGGCGGTGACGTCGAGGCCGAACGGCTCGACGATGCCCTGACCGAAGCCCGTGAGGCCGAGGTCCAGGCTCGCCTGGCGCACTCCACCGCCGAGCAGGAAGCCGGTGAGCTCCGTCGGCGGATCGCCGCGCTGGAGCAGGAAGCCCAGCGGGTCGAGGCGCAGCTGGCCGAACGCGAACGGCGGCAGAAGGCCCGGCTGGCAGCCATCGCCCGCTGTGACGAGCTGGAGCACGTGGCCCGCGCGGCGCTGGCCCGTGCCGAGGCGTCCCGCGTGGAGGCCGCGGCCGAGCGGGACCGCTTGGAGGAGGCACGCGCCGAGCAGCAGCGTCGCCTGGGTGTGGCCCGGTCCAAGCTGGCCGAGCTGGCGCAGCAGCTGGAGTCGCTACGCGACAGCCGCCACCGCGAGGACCTGATCCGCCAGGAGCTGTCCATGCAGCTCGACGGAGTGCGGTCACGACTCCGCGAGATCGGCATCGAGGACGGCGAGGCGGCCCTGAAGGAACGCACCGCCGACCCCGAGGACGACCTGCTGGCGGGTGGCGAGGAGCGTGACGCCGAGCTCGCCGAGGCCGAGGACGACCTGGCCCGCAAGATCGGCCTGCTCGGGACGGTCAACCCGCTGGCGCTGGAGGAGTTCCACGCGCTGCAGGAACGTCACGAGTTCATGACCGGCCAGCTGGAGGACCTGCGCACGTCCAAGAAGGACCTCATGCGGGTCGTGGAGGCCGTGGACGACCGTATCCGCGAGGTCTTCGCCGCCGCGTTCCAGGACGTGGCCGGTCACTTCGAGCACATCTTCCCCAAGCTGTTCCCGGGCGGGCAGGGCAAGCTGATCCTGACCGACCCCGACGACATGCTGACCACCGGCGTGGAGGTCGAGGCACGTCCGCCGGGCAAGAAGGTCAAGCGCCTGTCGCTGCTGTCCGGTGGCGAGCGCTCTCTGACCGCCCTGGCCGTCCTGTTCGCGATCTTCGCCGCCCGACCCTCGCCGTTCTACGTGCTGGACGAGGTCGAGGCAGCCCTGGACGACGCCAACCTCGGCCGGTTCCTCAGCGTGGTCGAGGAGTTCCGGGGCTTCAGCCAGTGGATCATCGTCAGCCACCAGCGGCGGACGATGGAGATCGCCGACACGATCTACGGCGTGTCGATGGGGTCGGCAGGTGTCTCGCGGGTCGTCAGCCGCAAGCTGGACCAGTCGGGCCTCGCCCGGTCCAGTCCCGTCGAGGCGTCGTGA
- a CDS encoding alpha/beta fold hydrolase, with translation MSRTSWILTAAGGAAAVTAATAWVTGRSRPDDTSLGVAKPPSGLPPSRTVSLDGHGEIFFRDQPGPADKPPIVLLHGWVVSADLNWFTTYGPLEEVGRVIAPDHRGHGRGARHSMPFRLADVADDIAALLRAEGTGPAIIVGYSMGGPLTQLLWQRHPDVVAGIVLCATAAHFNFSTVTALGWRFITLYQLGQRLLPRTWIERVLLTQAQDAVGPNLLRRAAPGITELSPLLPWVVGELQRGEIEDLAEAGRELSRFDSRGWITGIDVPSAVVVTTRDRLVPPSAQLQLIDLLNDPLVVEVEGDHDVSAAMATEFNSALRKAIDHIASTSPRLGGGA, from the coding sequence ATGAGTCGCACCAGCTGGATCCTGACCGCGGCCGGCGGCGCCGCGGCCGTCACCGCCGCCACCGCATGGGTCACGGGTCGTTCCCGTCCCGACGACACCTCCCTCGGCGTCGCCAAGCCGCCCAGCGGGCTGCCGCCGTCGCGCACCGTCTCCCTCGACGGGCACGGCGAGATCTTCTTCCGCGACCAGCCGGGCCCCGCCGACAAGCCGCCGATCGTGCTGCTGCACGGCTGGGTCGTCTCCGCGGACCTCAACTGGTTCACCACCTACGGTCCGCTGGAGGAGGTGGGGCGCGTGATCGCCCCCGACCACCGGGGCCACGGGCGCGGCGCGCGCCACAGCATGCCGTTCCGCCTGGCCGACGTGGCCGACGACATCGCCGCCCTGCTCCGTGCGGAGGGCACCGGCCCGGCCATCATCGTGGGCTACTCCATGGGCGGCCCGCTGACCCAGCTGCTGTGGCAGCGCCACCCCGACGTCGTTGCCGGCATCGTGCTGTGCGCCACGGCCGCCCACTTCAACTTCTCCACCGTCACCGCGCTCGGCTGGCGGTTCATCACGCTGTACCAGCTGGGCCAGCGGCTCCTCCCCCGGACGTGGATCGAGCGGGTCCTGCTGACCCAGGCCCAGGACGCCGTCGGCCCCAACCTGCTGCGCCGCGCCGCGCCGGGGATCACCGAGCTGTCGCCCCTCCTCCCCTGGGTGGTCGGCGAGCTGCAGCGCGGCGAGATCGAGGACCTCGCCGAGGCCGGACGCGAGCTGTCCCGCTTCGACTCCCGCGGCTGGATCACCGGCATCGACGTGCCCTCGGCGGTCGTCGTCACCACCCGCGACCGCCTGGTCCCACCGAGCGCACAGCTGCAGCTGATCGACCTGCTGAACGACCCGCTGGTGGTCGAGGTCGAGGGCGACCACGACGTCTCGGCCGCCATGGCCACGGAGTTCAACTCCGCCCTGCGCAAGGCCATCGACCACATCGCCAGCACCAGCCCGCGCCTCGGCGGCGGCGCGTGA
- a CDS encoding DNA-formamidopyrimidine glycosylase family protein → MTQLPEVEVIKRELEKELVGKKIKEVWLSPAELVKRHGTIKDFSASLVDNKITSVDRKGMCLLFELDNDTTLVVIPGSRARMTKETAKEARGDATRMVLTWTTGGSVHYHDLEADGDLFVVDTDTVDDLDDLAKLGMDPLAEPIPWPVFSSALTDRKDLLKAVMVDDSFVVGLGNIYSDEILFEAGLAPARNSATLSSQEVRRLHRAILEVIYEAIKQGGTDKAPSETDKGFLPYEEVDHLKIYAREGQADARSRATIEYGKIKKGLYAYHSPRTQT, encoded by the coding sequence GTGACCCAGTTGCCCGAGGTCGAAGTCATCAAGCGTGAGCTGGAGAAGGAGCTCGTCGGCAAGAAGATCAAGGAGGTCTGGCTGTCGCCGGCCGAGCTGGTCAAGCGGCACGGCACGATCAAGGACTTCTCCGCCAGCCTGGTCGACAACAAGATCACGTCGGTGGACCGCAAGGGCATGTGCCTGCTGTTCGAGCTGGACAACGACACGACGCTGGTGGTCATCCCCGGCAGCCGTGCGCGCATGACCAAGGAGACGGCCAAGGAAGCCCGCGGCGACGCCACCCGGATGGTGCTGACGTGGACCACCGGTGGGTCGGTGCACTACCACGACCTGGAGGCCGACGGTGACCTGTTCGTCGTCGACACCGACACCGTCGACGACCTGGACGACCTCGCCAAGCTGGGCATGGACCCGCTGGCCGAGCCCATCCCCTGGCCGGTGTTCTCCTCCGCGCTGACCGACCGCAAGGACCTGCTGAAGGCCGTCATGGTCGACGACAGCTTCGTGGTGGGCCTCGGCAACATCTACTCCGACGAGATCCTCTTCGAGGCCGGCCTGGCCCCGGCCCGCAACTCCGCGACCCTGTCCAGCCAGGAGGTGCGCCGGCTGCACCGGGCGATCCTCGAGGTCATCTACGAGGCCATCAAGCAGGGCGGCACCGACAAGGCACCCAGCGAGACCGACAAGGGCTTCCTGCCCTACGAGGAGGTCGACCACCTCAAGATCTACGCCCGCGAGGGCCAGGCCGACGCCCGGTCCCGCGCCACCATCGAGTACGGCAAGATCAAGAAGGGCCTGTACGCCTACCACTCGCCCCGCACCCAGACCTGA
- the rnc gene encoding ribonuclease III, whose translation MALEEALGYRFVDRGLLHKALSHRSYAFEAGGLADNERLEFLGDAVLGVIVTHEIFTRLPNSAEGRLAKVRSAAVNTLSLADLARGIGIGEAVRLGVGEEQSGGRDKDSILANTMEAVIGAVYLDSGIEAATTVVLDLTRDLLDDIIDRRESLDFKTSLQELTAGELSTLPSYELSDVGPDHAKTFTAVVRVAGEELGRGEGRSKKEAEQNAAAEAYSLLRTRFTNRQKDSQ comes from the coding sequence ATCGCGCTGGAGGAGGCGCTGGGCTACCGGTTCGTCGACCGCGGGCTGCTGCACAAGGCGCTCAGCCACCGCAGCTATGCCTTCGAAGCCGGGGGGCTGGCCGACAACGAACGGCTGGAGTTCCTCGGCGATGCGGTGCTCGGCGTGATCGTGACCCACGAGATCTTCACCCGGCTGCCGAACTCCGCGGAGGGTCGGCTGGCCAAGGTGCGGTCGGCCGCCGTCAACACCCTCAGCCTGGCCGACCTCGCCCGCGGCATCGGCATCGGCGAGGCCGTCCGCCTGGGCGTCGGCGAGGAGCAGTCCGGCGGGCGCGACAAGGACTCGATCCTGGCCAACACCATGGAAGCCGTGATCGGCGCGGTGTACCTGGACTCCGGCATCGAGGCGGCCACGACCGTCGTGCTGGACCTCACCCGTGACCTGCTCGACGACATCATCGATCGTCGTGAGTCCCTGGACTTCAAGACCTCCCTGCAGGAGCTGACCGCCGGCGAGCTGTCGACGCTTCCCAGCTACGAGCTCAGCGACGTCGGGCCAGACCACGCCAAGACGTTCACGGCGGTCGTGCGGGTGGCCGGCGAGGAGCTCGGGCGCGGCGAGGGCCGCAGCAAGAAGGAAGCCGAGCAGAACGCCGCCGCCGAGGCCTACAGCCTGCTCAGGACCAGATTCACCAACCGACAGAAGGACAGTCAGTGA